The genomic interval AGGATGTCCTTGGGGGGCCGGTCGGAGGAGAGGATGATCTGCTTGTGGGCCTCGTAAAGGGCGTTGAAGGTGTGAAAGAACTCCTCCTGGGTGCGCTCCTTGCCGGCGATGAACTGGATGTCGTCCACCAAAAGGAGGTCCACGGAGCGGTAGCGCTCGCGAAACTCCGTCATGCGGTCCTCACGGATGGCGTTGATGAGCTCGTTGGTGAAGGTTTCCGTGGACACGTACTCAATCTTCAGGTGGGGGAACCGTTTGGCCACGGAGTGGCCCACCGCGTGCATGAGGTGGGTCTTACCCAGGCCCACGCCCCCGTAGATGAAAAGGGGGTTGTAGGCCCTTCCCGGGGACTCGGCCACCGCCACCGCCGCCGCATGGGCCATGGAGTTGTTGGGACCCACCACGAAGTTCTCGAAGGTGTACTTGGGATTGAGGTTGGGTTTGGGGGTTTCAGGGGTGGGGGCGCTGTGGAAGATATCCTCCTGGACGGCCACGCTGGGCACCACCTTGAGCTCAAACCGAGGGGCTTGGGCACCGAGGAGGCTGAGGGCTTCCTGGATCAGCTCGGCGTAGTGCCGCTTGATCCAGTCCAGGGCGAAGGAGGTGGGCACCGCCAGCTGGAGCACCCCATCCTGGATGCCCAGGGGGCGGATGCGCTCAAACCAGGTGTGGAACTCCACCTCGGTGATGTTGCGACGGATGTGCTCCAGGATGTGTTGCCAGATGGCCTCGTGGGTCAAGGCTACCCCCCCGCGTTTCCGGAGGAACATTCTACGCCAAGGCCTTGGGTAAAGTGGAGGGTGGGATGCGGTACGACGTGGTGGTGGTGGGAGGTGGGCATGCCGGCATTGAGGCTGCTTGGGCGGCGGCAGCCTTGGGGGTGCGGGTGGCCCTGGTCACCATCAACCCCGAGCGCATAGGCATGATGCCCTGCAATCCGGCGGTGGGCGGGCCGGGGAAGAGCCAGCTGGTGGCGGAGCTCACCGCCCTCGGGGGCCTTATGGGCCGGGCGGCGGACGAAACCGCCATCCACACCCGGGTGCTGAACCGGTCCAAGGGGCCGGCGGTGCAAAGCTTGAGGGTCCAGGTAGACAGGGATCTCTACGCCCTCAAGGCCCAGGAAATCCTGGCGGAGAGGCCATTAGAGGTGATCCGGGGGGAGGTGGCGGGCCTTTGGGTGGAGGGAGGAAGGCTTCTTGGGGTGCGCACCGTGGACGGGCGGGGGATCGCCGCCAAGGCGGTGGTGGTGGCGGGGGGTACCTTCCTGGGCGGGGTGGTTTGGTATGGGCGGCGGTCCCGGCCGGCGGGGCGGCAGGGGGAGCCTCCCGCGCGGTTCCTCTCCCAGAGCTTAAAGGCGGTGGGCCACACCCTAAGGCGCTTTAAAACCGGTACCCCACCCAGGATCCGGGCGGACTCCGTGGAGTTTGGTGAGCTCCTGGTGGTGCCCCCTGAGGTTCCCCCGGGAAGCTTCACCGGAAACCCGGGTCCCTATGCCACCAGGCTCCCCACCTGGCAGACCCGGACCACGCCCCGGACCCACCGCCTGATCCGGGAGAACCTGCACCTCTCCCCTCTTTATGCGGGGGACATTGTGGGCATCGGCCCCCGTTACTGCCCCTCCATCGAGGACAAGGTGGTGCGTTTTTCCGACAAGGAAAGCCACCTCCTCTTCGTGGAGCCCGACGGGCTCGCCACCAGCGAGGTGTACCTGCAGGGGTTTTCCTCCAGCCTGCCGCCTGAACTCCAGGAAGAGATGGTGAGGAGCCTGCCGGGGTTTGGGCGGGCGGTGATGCAGCGGTACGCCTATGCGGTGGAGTACGACAGCCTGGATCCCACGGAGCTCACCCGGGGCCTGCAGTCCCGGTTGCTGCCCGGGCTTTTCAGTGCCGGGCAGGTGAACGGTACCTCGGGGTACGAGGAGGCGGCGGCCCAGGGGCTTCTGGCGGGCCTAAATGCGGCCCGCTTTGCCCTGGGTCTTCCCGAGGTCCACTTGCCCCGGGAAAGCGGCTACATGGGGGTGATGGTGGATGACCTGGTGGGCCGGGGGACGGACGAACCCTACCGCATGATGACCTCGCGGGTGGAGCTCCGCCTTCTTTGTCGGGCGGACAACGCGGACGAGCGCCTGGTGCCCCTGGCGGTGGAGTGGGGCCTGAGGCCCAGGGAGGATCGGGTAAGGGTACAGGAGAAGTACCGGCGGATAGAGGCGGAGCTAAGGCGCCTGGAGGCGTTAAGGCTGGAGGGGGTAAGTGGCCTTCAGTGGTTGAGGCGGCCGGAGAACACCTATGGGGCTTTGGCAGAGCGTTTTCCTCCTCCCCTCCCCCTTAGCCCCGAGGAAGCCCAGCAGGTGGAGATCAGGGCCAAGTACGCGGGGTACATAGAGCGGCAGGAGCGGCTACGGGAGAAGCTGAGGGACCTGGAGGCCTTCCGCATACCCGAGGGATTGGAGTTTCCCCGGGTTCCGGGGCTTTCTCGGGAGGCCGTGGAGAAGCTCTCCCGGGTGAGGCCGCGCACCGTGGCGGAGGCGGCCCGGGTTCCCGGGATACGGGACTCGGACCTCACGGCCCTCTTGGTGCACCTCAGGGTGCTGGCCCACTAGAGGGGGGGATGTTTCCCGTGAAACAAGGGAGGCGGGGGTGGGTCTGAGCCCCAGGGGCGTCCGGCTTCTTCTGGAAGGGGGGCGGGCCTTGGGTTTGGACCTCGAGGCCCACCTTTCCGCCTTCTCCCGCCTTTACCACCTCCTCATGGAGGCCAACCGGCGCACCAACCTCACCGCCTTGCGCACGGAGGAGGACGTGGTGGTCAAGCACTTCCTGGATTCCCTAACCCTCCTCACCCTACCCCTTTTTGAGGGGGCCATCCGGGTTCTAGACCTGGGCACAGGGGCGGGGTTCCCTGGGCTTCCCTTGAAGATCGTGCGGCCTGAGCTGGAGATCACCCTTTTGGACGCCACCAAGAAGAAGGTGGCCTTTGTGGCCCAGGCGGTGGAGGCCCTGGGGTTGAAAGGGGCCTACCCCCTCTGGGGCCGGGCGGAGGAGCTGGCCCACCTGCCCGAGCACCGGGAGGCTTATGGGCGGGTGGTGGCCCGGGCGGTGGCGCCCCTATGCGTTTTGGTGGAGCTGGGCTTGCCCTTTGTGGCCCTGGGGGGGTATATGGTGGCGCAAAAGGGGCCGAGGGTGGCGGAGGAGGTGGCGCCTTTGCCCAAGGCCCTGGCCCTTCTTGGAGGCGGCTCGGTTACCGTCCACACTTTGCTCCTTCCCGTGGCCCTGGAGGAGCGGAACCTGGTGGTGGTGGCCAAGGAGGCCCCCACCCCGGCCAGGTATCCCCGGCGCCCGGGGGTGCCCGAGAAAAATCCTTTATGCTAGGGTCCAAGGTGTTGCGGCGGATCGCCCTGGTGAACCAGAAGGGGGGGGTGGGCAAGACCACCACCGCCATCAACCTAGCCGCCTACCTGGCCCGCATGGGGAAGAGGGTGCTCCTGGTGGACCTGGACCCCCAGATGAACGCCACCAGCGGCCTGGGGCTCCGGCCCGACCGCGGGGTGTACCAGGTCTTGCAGGGGGAGCCCCTGGAGGCCTTGGTGCAGCCCGTGGATGGCTTCTTTCTCTTGCCGGCCACCCCGGAGCTGGTGGGGGCCACGGTGGAACTCCTGGAAAGGCCCATGGCCTTGGGGGAGGCCTTACGGGACGAGGGGTACGATATCACCCTTCTGGACGTGCCTCCTAGCCTCTCCGCCCTCACCCTAAGCGCCCTGGCGGCAGCCCATGGGGTGGTGGTCCCGGTGCAGGCGGAGTACTACGCCCTGGAAGGGGTGGCGGGGTTGCTCACCACCCTGGATGAGGTGCGCACCCGGCTGAATCCCCGCCTCCGGCTTCTCGGCATCCTCATCACCATGTACGACGGCCGTACCCTCTTGTCCCAGCAGGTGGAGGCCCAGCTTAGGGCCCACTTCGGGGAGAAGGTGTTTTGGACGGTGGTACCCCGGAACGTGCGCCTGGCGGAAGCCCCCAGCTTCGGCAGGACCATCGCCCAGCATGCGCCCACCTCTCCTGGGGCCCACGCCTACCGCCGCCTGGCCGAGGAGGTGATCGCCCGTGTCCAAGAAGGCTAGCGGCTTAGGGAGGGGCCTCGAGGCCCTCCTGCCCAAGGGAACAGGAAGCGTGGTGCGCCTTCCCCTTTCCGCCATCCGACCCAATCCCCACCAGCCGAGGAGAAGGTTCTCCCAGGAGGGGCTGGAGGAACTGGCCGCTTCCATCCGGGAGAAGGGCCTTCTCCAGCCCCTCTTGGTGCGCCCTAAGGGCGAGGGTTACGAACTGGTGGCAGGGGAAAGGCGCTACCGGGCCGCGGAGATGGCGGGCCTGGGCGAGGTCCCGGTGGTCATCCGCGACCTCACGGACCAGGAGGCCTTGGAGCTGGCTTTGGTGGAGAACCTCCAGCGGGAGGACCTCACCCCCCTGGAGGAGGCCCGGGGCTACCAGGCCCTCTTGGGTTTGGGCCTTACCCAGGAGGAGGTGGCCAAGCGGGTGGGTAAGGCCCGTTCCACGGTGGCCAACGCCCTAAGGTTGCTCCAGCTTCCCCAAGAGGTGCTGGAGGCCCTAGACCAGGGGCTCATCAGCGCCGGCCATGCCCGGGCCCTTTTGATGCTGGAGCCTGAGGACCGCCTTTGGGGCCTAAAGGAGATCCTGGATAAGGGCCTTTCCGTGCGCCAGGCCGAGGCCTTGCGGGAGCGTCTGCTGCGCGAACGGGAGCGCAAAGACCAGGAACCCTCCCCCCTTTCCCTGGAGCTTTCCCGGCACCTGGGCCTGCCGGTGAAGGTGGTGGGGGGAAGGAAGGGGAAGGTGGTCATCCACTACCGTTCCCTGGAGGAGCTGGAGGCCCTCCTGGAGCGCCTGGGCTACCAGGCGTAGCCGAAGAGGACCCGCACCGCCCCGTGTTGGTCGGTGCGGTAGACCGTTATCCCGCGCTGGGCCAGGCGCTTTAGGACCTCGGGGTGGGGATGGCCGTGAGGGTTCCGGCCCACGCCGATGAGGGCCACCTGGGGCCGGATGCGCTCCAGGAGGTCTTCGTCTGTGCCCGTGTGGGAGCCGTGGTGGCTCACCTTCACCACCTCTATTTTGGGTGAGGCGAGCTTCCTTTCCGCCTCCCGGGGTACGTCCGCTAGGAGGAGGGCCTTGGCACCGGCGAAGTCCAGGAGGAGGACCAGGCCGCTCAGGTCGTCGGTGGCCTGCGGGTGGGGGGGCCAGAGGACCTCGAGGCCACCCCTTCCCACCCGAAAACGGCTCCCTGTTCCCGGGTAGCGTGTGGGCACCCCTTTGGCCTTGAGGGACTGGACCAGGGGATGGTCCTCCGAAAAGGCCGGGGAGAGGAGGGCAAGGCCGATGGGTACTTCCTCCACCACCCTCAGAAGGCCCCCATAGTGATCGGCATCGGGATGGGTGGCCACCAGGACCTCGAGGGCCCCTACCCCCAAGGCCCTCAGGGCCCGCACCACCTTCTCCCCCTGCTCCGGCCTCCCGCCATCCACCAGCACTTCGGCCCCGCCCAGGCGGGCCAAAAGGGCATCCCCCTGGCCCACGTCCAGGGCCCAAAGGTCCAGGGGTTTGGGCCAGGCGGAAAGGAGGCTCAGGAGGATGGGCAGGCTGGTGAGGAGAAGGGCTTGCCGCCAAGGCAGGAGGCGGTAAAGGGCCAGGAATAAGGGTAGAAGCCCCAGGTAGTAGAGGGCGAAACCACCGGGGGAGACCTCCCCCCACCAAAGCAGGGGGCCTTGGCCGGCCCAGCGGGCAAGAAGGACGAGGGCCTGGGCCAAGGGTTCCACCAGGGGGGCGAGGAGCCCACCCAGGAGGAGCTTAAGGACGCCTAGGGGCACCAGGAGGGCCACCAGGGGCAGGGCCAGGAGGTTGCTGAGGGGCGAGAGGAGGGGGAGGAAGCCAAAGCGGTGAAGGAGTAGGGGGGCCAAGAGGGCCTGGGCCCCCAGGCTGGCCAGGAGGGTGCCCAAGAGGTAACCCCTGAACGTTGGGGGAAGGCGAAGGGGTGGCAGGGCCAGGGCGATGCCCAGCACCGCCAGGTAGGAGAGCTGGAGGGAAAGGCTCAGGAGGCTTTGGGGAAGCCAGAGAAGCTGAAGGAAAAGGGCCAGGCCCAGGGCCTGGAGCACCCCGGCCGCTCCCAGGCCCAGGAAGAGGCCCAGGAGGGAGAGCCCGGCCATCAGGCTGGCCCGCACCAGGGAGGGGGTGGGTCCAGCCAGCCAAAGGTAGAGGGGTAGCGCCAAGAGGGCCAGGAGGTACCGCCACCGGCCCAAGGGGGTGAGGAGGAGAACCAGGCTACCCACCAGGAAGCCCACGTGGAGGCCGGAAAGGGCCAGGAGATGGGCGAGGCCCGCCTTTTGGAACCACGTATAGGCTTCCTCCAGTCCCCCCTTCTCCCCTAGGGTGAGCCCCTCCATCACCTCCTTGGCCATGGGGCTTAGGCCCTGGGCCAGGCGGCTCCGGAAGGGGGCGCGGGTTTCGGGAAGGGGAGCCAAGGGCTTTGCCCGTTCCACGTGAAACACCCCCCTCACCCCCTGGGCAAGGAGCCAGGCCCTCTGGTCAAACCCGCCGGGGTTCCGCGGAGCTTCCGGAGGGGCCAGGTAGCCCCTTAGGTGGTAGATGCCGTCCTCCAGGGGCGGGAAGTGCCTTACCCAGAGCCGGTGCCCCTCCCAGGTGGTGAAACCACCCCGAACGGGGAAGGTTCCCTCCAGCCACAGGCCATAGGGGGGTTCGGGGATGGGCAGGAGAAGACCTCGCAGGGCCACCAGGGCGAGGCCCAGGGCTAAGGGCAGGCGGAAAAAGGGCAAAAGCCCCAAGGCCAACAGGAAGACCCCGGGGTGAAGCAGACCCCAGGCCCCCAGCAAACCGCCCAATCCTAGCCCCACGCTGGGACTCAGTAAGGGAGGGGGTCCGGGAAGCCTCATCTAGGGTCGCACGTACGGCCTAAGCCGCTCCAGGGTGGCTGGCCCGATGCCCTTAACCCTTAGGAGGTCCTCCACCTGGTGGTAGGGTCTTCCTTCCACGATCCGCTGGGCCAGGACGGGGCCGATGCCGGGGAGTTCCATGAGGTCCTCGAGGCTCGCCCGGTTTAGGCTCACAGGCTCAGGCGCTGGAGGTGGAAAAGCGGCCTCCACCATGGTCTCCACCCGCACCCAGTGAGGCTGGGGGGCCATCTTGGGCCAGAGGCTGGCAAGCCCGAGGAGGGCTACCGCGAGGAGGTAGAGGAGGTGGAGGAGGACCACTCCGTCAAGGCCAGGCCCAACCCGCCCAGGAGGACGCCGGCCAGCACCCAAGGATCCGCTCCCGGGTTTAGGGCCACGAAGGCCACGGTGTAGGCTAGGGTGAGGACGGATAGGATCCTTAGGGGAAGGGCGAAAGGGTTTCTTCCCCCTGGAGCCTGGGGCGTGGGGACTGGGGGAGGGGATTCCGGCTCCGGGGCCAGCTCCACCGAGTCCCGCTTGGCGGCGGGTTCCTCTTCCCACACCGGGGCCTTGGGGGGCTCGGGAGGCGGTGGGGGGGCCACTTCTTGGGTCAGCGGAGCCATGGGGACAGAGGCTTGGGCCGAGGTGGCTTTGCGGGCCCGGGCCACGTGGGGTTTCAGCCCTTCCAAAAAGGCTTTGAGCTCCTCCAGGGGGAAGGCCTTCAAGGGAAGGACCAGGGAATCCCCCTCCCCTTGCACCAGAAGGGTACCGGCCTCTCCTTTGCCCACCCGGCGGATCCTGGAAAGCTCCAGGCGCTTTACCCCGGCCTCGTCCACAAAGACCAAATGGGCTTGGGTGACGGCCAGAAAGCCACCCGGACCTTCCAGCTTGGCCAGGGCTTCCTCGCCCAAGCGGGAAAACGCCGCCTCATACTTGCCCATGGCCCCATTGTATACTTCCCCTCGTGCCCTTGCGCTTGGGACACCGCGGTGCCCCCTGCCTGGCGGAAGGCGAGCCCCCCACCTATGCGGAGAATACCCTGGAGGCCTTTCGCCGGGCCTTGGAGGCAGGACTGGACGGATTCGAACTGGACGTGCACCTGACCCGGGATGGGGTCTTGGTGGTGCACCACGACTTCACCCTGGGGGGAATCCCTCTAAACGGGCTTGGCTTTAGGGAGCTTCCGGCCTATGTGCCCACCCTCGAGGAGGTACTCCAGGCCTTTCCAGGAGCCTGGATCAACGTGGAGCTGAAAAGCCTCCCTCCGGAAACCGACGGCCGGGAAGAAGCCTTGGCCCGGCTCCTGGCCCGCCATCCCTCGGATAGGATCTGGGTGAGCTCCTTTGATCCCTTGGCCCTGGTGCGGCTTGAGCGGCTTGGGGTGGGTCCCCTGGGCCTGCTCTATGAGCACGAGGAGGCGGAGGCCTTGGCCCCCTGTCTTGGGGTGGAATGGGTACATCCCGAGGCCTCTTTGCTCACCCAGGACAGGGTCAGGGAGCTAAAGGTCCGTTACCGGGTGCTGGCTTGGACGGTGAACCGCCGCCAGCAAGCCCAGGAGCTTGCCGCCTGGGGGGTGGATGCCCTGGTCACCGATTTTCCGGGGGTCCTCGTATAATGGGGGGGCTATGGCGAACCTGAAGAGCCTTCCGGTGGGCAAAGGAGCCCCTGAGGTGGTCCACATGGTCATCGAGGTGCCCCGGGGTTCCGGAAACAAGTACGAGTACGATCCGGACCTTGGGGTTATCAAGCTGGACCGGGTTCTCCCCGGAGCCCAGTTCTATCCTGGGGACTATGGGTTTATCCCCTCCACCTTGGCGGAGGACGGGGATCCCCTGGATGGCTTGGTGCTTTCCACCTATCCCCTCCTTCCCGGTGTGGTGGTGGAGGTGCGGGTGGTGGGCCTTCTCCTCATGGAGGACGAGAAGGGGGGGGACGCCAAGGTCATCGGGGTGGTGGCGGAGGACCAGCGCCTGGACCACATCCGGGACATCGCCGATGTGCCTGAGGGGGTTAGGCAGGAGATCCAGCACTTCTTTGAAACCTACAAGGCCCTCGAGGCCAAGAAGGGCAAGTGGGTCAAGGTAACGGGTTGGCGGGATCGGCAGGCGGCTTTGGAGGAGGTCCGGGCCTGCATCGCCCGCTACGGGGCCCATTGAGGCCAGTCCCAAGGGATACCAGGAGGGGCCGGGCCGAAGGGCCAGGCCCTTTTTATGCGGATTACAATGGGGTTGGAGGGGGTTTATGGTCTGCCCGGCGTGCGGGGAAACCCTAGAGCTGGAGGGGTACAAGGCGGGGGACCTCGTGGACTGCGAGGCCTGCGGGGCGGTCTTGCGCCTGCTTTCCGACGGCACCTTGGAGCTGGTGGAGGCCCCCCCCGAGGGGGAAAGGGAGGCCTTGTGGGGGCTTTCCGCCTACGGGGAAGGGGAGGAGGCGGTTCTGGTCTTTTCCGACGGCGCCCTGGAGGAGGAGGTGCGGGTTTTGAAGGCGGAGCTTCTGGAGGCCCTTCGCCGGTTGGAGGAGGGCATAGGGGAGGAGCCCCCCAAGGAAGCGGAGGACGAGCCCAACCTGGAGCCCGACTACGTGACGGCCCATGTGGAAACCGACCAGGGCCCCATGGCCCTGCGCCGCATCCTATTCCCGGGAAGCCCGGACCTTCTGGAGTTCACCCTGCCCTCGGGCTCGGTGTACGAGTTCACCTTCCAGGAGGTTCAGGAGCTTTTGAAGTCCGTTCTCCTTTAAGGTGCGCCTGGTCCTGGTCCCCACCCCCATCGGCAACCTAGAGGACATCACCCTAAGGGCCCTAAGGGTCCTAAAGGAGGTGGAGGTGGTGGCCTGCGAGGACACCCGGCGCACCGGGATTCTCCTCCGCCACTACGGCATCGCTACCCCTACCCTGCGCTTGGACCAGCACACGGTGGGAAGGGCCAAGGAACTCCTTTCCCCCTACGCCTACGTGGCCTACGCCACCGACGCCGGTACCCCGGGCATCTCCGATCCCGGGGCGGAGCTGGTGCAGTTGGCGTTAGAATGGGGCTGGCGGGTGGAAGCGCTTCCGGGCCCTACCGCCCTCATCCCCGCCCTGGTGGCCTCGGGCCTGCCTACCCACCGCTTCACCTTTGAAGGCTTTCTGCCAAAAGGTGGCAGGGAACGCAAGGAACGCCTCCAGGCCTTAGCCCGGGAAGGGAGGACCGCGGTGCTTTACGAAAGCCCCCATCGCCTGCAAAGAACCCTGGAGGACCTGGCTGAGGTCTATGGTCCGGAGCACCCTGTAGCCGTGGCTCGGGAGATCAGCAAGGTGCACGAGGAGGTCTTCCGGGGGACCTTGGGGGAGGCTTGGAGGCATTTTCGGAACCCCCGGGGCGAGTTCGTTCTGGTGCTGGGGCCTAAGGAGGCGCAGCCTATAGAGGCCCAGCGGGTCTTGGAGGAGCTGAAAGCCCAAGGCCTTGCGGGCAAGGGGCTTTTCCGGGCTCTTCTGGCGAGGGGGGTTCCCAGGAACGAGGCCTATCGCCTTGCCCTGGAAGAGGCGAAGGAATCTTGGGAGGAGGAGGGATGAAACGGATAGGGGTGTTTACTTCCGGGGGCGATGCCCCGGGGATGAATGCGGCCATAAGGGCGGTGGTGCGCCAGGCCTATGCCCTGGGCCTCGAGGTGATCGGCATCCGCCGCGGGTATGCGGGCATGATCCTGGGGGAGATGGTGCCCTTGGGGGTGCGGGATGTGGCCAACATCCTCCAGCGGGGGGGAACCATCCTCCTCACCGCAAGAAGCCAGGAGTTTCTGACCGAGGAGGGGAGGGCCAAGGCGGCGGAGAAGCTTAAGGCGGCGGGGATCGAGGGCCTGGTGGCCATCGGAGGGGATGGGACCTTTCGCGGGGCCATGCGCCTTTTGGAGGAGCACAAGATCCCCGTGGTGGGGGTGCCCGGCACCATCGACAACGACCTCTACGGCACCGATTACACCATTGGCTTTGACACCGCGGTGAACACGGCCCTCGAGGCCATAGACCGCATCCGGGACACCGCCGCCAGCCACGAGCGGGTCTTCTTCATCGAGGTCATGGGGCGGGACTCCGGGTTCATCGCCCTGGACGTGGGGCTGGCCGGGGGGGCGGAGGTGATCGCCGTACCCGAGGAGCCCGTGGACCCCAAGGCCATCGCCGAGGGGCTTTTGCAGTCCCTGCGCCGGGGCAAGTCCAGCTCCATCGTGGTGGTGGCGGAAGGGGCCTATCCCGGGGGGGCGGCGGGGCTTCTTGCCGCCATAAGGGAGCACGTGCCCGTGGAGGCCCGGGTCACGGTCCTGGGCCATATCCAGCGGGGAGGGAGCCCCACCGCCAAGGACCGCATCCTGGCAAGCCGCCTAGGGGCGGCGGCGGTGGAGGCCTTGGCCGGGGGGACCAGCGGGGTCATGGTGGGGGAGGTGGAGGGGGAGGTGGAGCTCACCCCCCTCAAGGAGGCGGTGGAGCGCAAGAAGGACATCAACCGCGCCCTCTTGGCCCTATCGCGGGTTCTGGCCCTTTAATACCACCCCACCCTGGCGCAAGCCAGTGGGGGCCCCGGGGAAGCCCTTTTGTAGGCCCCATTGCGGAGGTGCCTGACGAAGGGAAGGGAAAGGGGGCAGCAGTGGCCTTACGGCTGGCCTAGGTCCAGGGCTCGCCGGAGCCAGGGGGAAGTCCAGGCCAGGCGGAAGGCCTCCCGGGCGAAGGGGCTTTGGCTTACCCCGTCGTATACCGGGGTGGGAAGGCTTAAGGAGGGGTAGCGAAGGGTTCCGGCGGCGGTTTTTTCCCAGGGATAGCCGGTCCAGATGGCCAGGGCCAGGAATAGGCCCAACAGGAACCCTCCCAAGGAGCCCAGAAGGGCCTCGAGGCCCTGGGAAAGGGAGGGAAGGGGCAGGCTTTTGCCCAGAAGCCCCAGGAGGAGCCCCAGGCCCAGACCCCACCAGGGGCCGACAAACCCCACCTGGGCCAGGAGGAGGTAGAGCACCACCCCAAGCCCGGCAAAGGCCCCCTGGAGGCCACTCCGAAAGCCCCAGGCCAGGCCCACGGCCAGGCTGAGGAGGGCCAGGAGGTCCACCCAGGTGAGCATGGCTTCAGTTTACCCCCTAGCCCCGGATGTACCAGCCCCGGGCCCTTAAGGCGGCCAGGAGACGGGCCATGGCCTCCTCCACCTCCTCGTCCTTCAGGGTGCGCTCGGGGTGGCGGAAGCGCAGGTGGAAGGCCAGGCTCTTCTCCCCCTCCTTAAGGGGTGGGCCCTGGTAAAGGTCAAATAGTTGAAGGCTTTCCAGGTAAGGTCCCGCTGCCTGGCGAAGAAGGGCCTCCACCTCCCCGTAGGGCGTGGCCTCCGGGACCACCACCGCCAGGTCCCGGAGGGCTAGGGGGTAGCGGGAGGGGTCCTGGAAGCGGAAGGGCTTCTCGGGGAGGGGGAGGACCAGCTCAAAGAGGAAGACCGGGGGAAGCTCGAGGGCCGCGAGGATCTCCGGATGTACCTGGCCCAGGAACCCTTTTTCCTCCCCGGCCACCCACACCTTCCCCGAAACCCCGGGATGGAGGAAGGGGTAGGGATGGGCCTCCACCCTTAGGCCCAGGCCCAGCCGGTCCAACAAGGCTTCCAGAAGCCCCTTGAGGAGGGGATACCCGGAAAGCTTCTCCCCATGGGGAAGCCCCAGACCCTCCCCGAAGAGGAGGCCTGCCAGGTGGGTTTCCTCCCTCACCCGCGTTCCCTCTTTCCCAAAAACCTTGCCCACCTCAAAGAGAAGGGCCTTTGGCGGCCGGTCCAGGGCCAGGTTTTCCTGAAGGAGCCTGAGGAGACCAGGGAAGAGGTGGGTCCTCAGGGCGGCCTTCTCCGGGCTCAGGGGGTTTTTCAGGCGCCAGGGGGGTGGGGGCAGGCGGAACAGGGGGGCCTCCTCGGGGTCCATGAAGCTATAGGTGTAGACCTCCTGGAAGCCCAGGCCCGCAAGGAGGTCCTTTAGGCGGCGCTCCCTTTGGTAGGGCCTTTCCACCCCCCGGTTATCGGGGGCGGGGAAGAAGGCGGGAAGGTCCAGGGGGATGCTCTCGTAGCCCTGGATGCGGGCGATCTCCTCTACCAGGTCCTCTTCCAGCTTTAGGTCCAGGCGGCGGCTAGGGGGTGTGACCCGGTAAGGACCTTCCCCTTCCACCCGGCAGCCCAGGCGCCTTAGGATGGAAAGCTGCACCTCCTCCGGGTACTGGGTGCCGAGGAGCCTGTTGGCGTACTGGGGGCGGAAGGGGATGGGCTCGGGTTCTCTGGGAGTTCCCTCCTCCAGGATGCTCTCCGCCACCCGGGCCCCCGCCAGGGCCTGGAGGAGGCTTAGGGCCCTCCTTGCTGCGGGCACCTGGCCCATGGGGTCCACCCCTCGCTCAAAGCGGTAGCTGGCC from Thermus caldifontis carries:
- a CDS encoding DNA internalization-related competence protein ComEC/Rec2 — encoded protein: MRLPGPPPLLSPSVGLGLGGLLGAWGLLHPGVFLLALGLLPFFRLPLALGLALVALRGLLLPIPEPPYGLWLEGTFPVRGGFTTWEGHRLWVRHFPPLEDGIYHLRGYLAPPEAPRNPGGFDQRAWLLAQGVRGVFHVERAKPLAPLPETRAPFRSRLAQGLSPMAKEVMEGLTLGEKGGLEEAYTWFQKAGLAHLLALSGLHVGFLVGSLVLLLTPLGRWRYLLALLALPLYLWLAGPTPSLVRASLMAGLSLLGLFLGLGAAGVLQALGLALFLQLLWLPQSLLSLSLQLSYLAVLGIALALPPLRLPPTFRGYLLGTLLASLGAQALLAPLLLHRFGFLPLLSPLSNLLALPLVALLVPLGVLKLLLGGLLAPLVEPLAQALVLLARWAGQGPLLWWGEVSPGGFALYYLGLLPLFLALYRLLPWRQALLLTSLPILLSLLSAWPKPLDLWALDVGQGDALLARLGGAEVLVDGGRPEQGEKVVRALRALGVGALEVLVATHPDADHYGGLLRVVEEVPIGLALLSPAFSEDHPLVQSLKAKGVPTRYPGTGSRFRVGRGGLEVLWPPHPQATDDLSGLVLLLDFAGAKALLLADVPREAERKLASPKIEVVKVSHHGSHTGTDEDLLERIRPQVALIGVGRNPHGHPHPEVLKRLAQRGITVYRTDQHGAVRVLFGYAW
- a CDS encoding ComEA family DNA-binding protein, producing MAPQPHWVRVETMVEAAFPPPAPEPVSLNRASLEDLMELPGIGPVLAQRIVEGRPYHQVEDLLRVKGIGPATLERLRPYVRP
- a CDS encoding YcxB family protein, whose product is MGKYEAAFSRLGEEALAKLEGPGGFLAVTQAHLVFVDEAGVKRLELSRIRRVGKGEAGTLLVQGEGDSLVLPLKAFPLEELKAFLEGLKPHVARARKATSAQASVPMAPLTQEVAPPPPPEPPKAPVWEEEPAAKRDSVELAPEPESPPPVPTPQAPGGRNPFALPLRILSVLTLAYTVAFVALNPGADPWVLAGVLLGGLGLALTEWSSSTSSTSSR
- a CDS encoding glycerophosphodiester phosphodiesterase; this translates as MPLRLGHRGAPCLAEGEPPTYAENTLEAFRRALEAGLDGFELDVHLTRDGVLVVHHDFTLGGIPLNGLGFRELPAYVPTLEEVLQAFPGAWINVELKSLPPETDGREEALARLLARHPSDRIWVSSFDPLALVRLERLGVGPLGLLYEHEEAEALAPCLGVEWVHPEASLLTQDRVRELKVRYRVLAWTVNRRQQAQELAAWGVDALVTDFPGVLV
- a CDS encoding inorganic diphosphatase, which gives rise to MANLKSLPVGKGAPEVVHMVIEVPRGSGNKYEYDPDLGVIKLDRVLPGAQFYPGDYGFIPSTLAEDGDPLDGLVLSTYPLLPGVVVEVRVVGLLLMEDEKGGDAKVIGVVAEDQRLDHIRDIADVPEGVRQEIQHFFETYKALEAKKGKWVKVTGWRDRQAALEEVRACIARYGAH
- a CDS encoding TFIIB-type zinc ribbon-containing protein, giving the protein MVCPACGETLELEGYKAGDLVDCEACGAVLRLLSDGTLELVEAPPEGEREALWGLSAYGEGEEAVLVFSDGALEEEVRVLKAELLEALRRLEEGIGEEPPKEAEDEPNLEPDYVTAHVETDQGPMALRRILFPGSPDLLEFTLPSGSVYEFTFQEVQELLKSVLL
- the rsmI gene encoding 16S rRNA (cytidine(1402)-2'-O)-methyltransferase; this encodes MRLVLVPTPIGNLEDITLRALRVLKEVEVVACEDTRRTGILLRHYGIATPTLRLDQHTVGRAKELLSPYAYVAYATDAGTPGISDPGAELVQLALEWGWRVEALPGPTALIPALVASGLPTHRFTFEGFLPKGGRERKERLQALAREGRTAVLYESPHRLQRTLEDLAEVYGPEHPVAVAREISKVHEEVFRGTLGEAWRHFRNPRGEFVLVLGPKEAQPIEAQRVLEELKAQGLAGKGLFRALLARGVPRNEAYRLALEEAKESWEEEG
- the pfkA gene encoding 6-phosphofructokinase; this encodes MKRIGVFTSGGDAPGMNAAIRAVVRQAYALGLEVIGIRRGYAGMILGEMVPLGVRDVANILQRGGTILLTARSQEFLTEEGRAKAAEKLKAAGIEGLVAIGGDGTFRGAMRLLEEHKIPVVGVPGTIDNDLYGTDYTIGFDTAVNTALEAIDRIRDTAASHERVFFIEVMGRDSGFIALDVGLAGGAEVIAVPEEPVDPKAIAEGLLQSLRRGKSSSIVVVAEGAYPGGAAGLLAAIREHVPVEARVTVLGHIQRGGSPTAKDRILASRLGAAAVEALAGGTSGVMVGEVEGEVELTPLKEAVERKKDINRALLALSRVLAL